A stretch of DNA from Rickettsia hoogstraalii:
TACTGAAGCTGATGCGTCTGAACCTTTTATAGATACCGGTAATACGGCGTTGCCTAGTGCCACCGCAAGTAATGAACATGAAAATAGTGTAAATTTAGCTTCTCATGACATTCAGGAATCTAATGAAATCGAAGCATCTAAACCGTTTATAGATGTCGGTAGTACAGATGTCGGTAGTACAGCATTGCCTAGTGCTGCAAGTAATGATGTTCATACAAATACCGAACATGAAAATAGTACAAATTTAGCTTCTCATTATAACACACCGGATATACAAGTTACACAACAAGAACCTAATGAATCGGAAACATCTGAACCTTTTATAGATATTGGTAGTGCAAAGTTACCTAGTGCTACAAGTAATGAAATACATGAGGAAGAAGTTGCTTCTAATGAGCATAAAGATACAAATTTAGCTTCTAATATTATAACTTCTAATGTACCGAGACCGATAGTATCTATGCCTCCGGCTCAAGCAGGAAGTTATGTAGTGCCTCCGCAGCGACCGGTGCAAATATATAAACCAACCAATTTGCCGCCTGTGCATAAGCCTATTCCGCTTAATCCCCCTCCTGATGCTAATAAAGAGGAAGAAAGCGTAGCACCGATAGCACCGCAATCTATATCTAATATGCCTGCTGTTTCTCCGCCTGTGGTCAGCCCGCCGGTAACCCAAGATACTACTACCCCTAGTACTATGCCGACAACGGTACCTCCTGCAGAAACTCCGGCAGTACCTAGTAATGTACCTGCACCTCCGGTAATGCCTACAAATCAACCTTCTACACAGCCTATACTACCTCCTAGCCCAAATACACCCGTTACTACTCCGTCTAAAGTAGTTCCTACAACTGATTCTTCGGCGGAAATAAATAACTCGCAAGAGACATTTGTTGCTGTTTCAGATGTCCCAAAAAAACAAGATTGGAATACTCCGCTTATACCAGTTGTTGTAGTGAAGCCGAATCAACCTCAATCTCAGCCTTTAGAGAAGCAAATTAATAATGATCAAACTACAAATAATCAAGAGAAATCACCTCCGGTAAGCTCTCCAAATGTCACGATTCAAAAACAAGATAATAAGGTGAATAATGAAACCTCGGAATCGACAACAAAATTCGTTAAAGATGAAACACAAATGTTGCTTTTGCCTGATGATGATATAGTTCTTGGTAAATTAACAGAGCAAGCAACTTTAGAGCAGATGGATATGTATGCATATATAGAACTGTTCCAAAAGAAAGAAGAATGGATAGCAAGTGCTGAAAGAAGAAAAGTTGTAGAGAGTTTTATTAAATATGATAATGATATAAATAAAAAGAAAGATATTTATGCCAATCTATCTTATTGTAAGGCAGTAGATAATGCTTTTAGAGCAGTTGATAGAAATAATCTTTTTGGGTTGCGTGCGTTACTTGACGTTTATCCAATATTGCAAGAAAAAAGTAAAAGCGGTGAAACATTACTAACTGCTGCTATTTATAACGATAATTACTATTTAGCAAAATTTTTGGTCATACGAGGTATTAAAATCTCTACTCTAAATGATGAATGTCAATATCCGTTAGATATTGCATTAGCTCAAGGAAACGCTAACATAGCTTGCATGTTAATCAAAGCTAAGGGGTATAACTAATTATGTCATTCCCGTGTGGTATTGGCGTTGTTGTATGGCTCGATTTTTCCGTCATTGCGAGGAAATTATGAAATAATTGACGAAGCAATCCAGTAAAAAATTCTGATTTACAGAATTTTTTTATTATTTTTGCTGGATTGCCGCACTCCCTACGGTCGTTCGCAATGACGACTTAGGTATCCGTGCAGGCAATACCTGCTCGCAATGACGTAGAATTTTCAAAACAATTTCTTTAAAGCTTAATTGCTTTTCTATGTTAAATAGTTTATTTAGGAAAGAAAATAATTAATTAAATCTCTAATATATGAGC
This window harbors:
- a CDS encoding ankyrin repeat domain-containing protein, whose amino-acid sequence is MLNKLCKILFFINLLLVAVQSYASPPPLPPSLPAAEVDTKDKDVSSNSDISFFDKFKQFFSKSKKKNIPPKQPNEQTKAAPQEEPKLASQEHTEADASEPFIDTGNTALPSATASNEHENSVNLASHDIQESNEIEASKPFIDVGSTDVGSTALPSAASNDVHTNTEHENSTNLASHYNTPDIQVTQQEPNESETSEPFIDIGSAKLPSATSNEIHEEEVASNEHKDTNLASNIITSNVPRPIVSMPPAQAGSYVVPPQRPVQIYKPTNLPPVHKPIPLNPPPDANKEEESVAPIAPQSISNMPAVSPPVVSPPVTQDTTTPSTMPTTVPPAETPAVPSNVPAPPVMPTNQPSTQPILPPSPNTPVTTPSKVVPTTDSSAEINNSQETFVAVSDVPKKQDWNTPLIPVVVVKPNQPQSQPLEKQINNDQTTNNQEKSPPVSSPNVTIQKQDNKVNNETSESTTKFVKDETQMLLLPDDDIVLGKLTEQATLEQMDMYAYIELFQKKEEWIASAERRKVVESFIKYDNDINKKKDIYANLSYCKAVDNAFRAVDRNNLFGLRALLDVYPILQEKSKSGETLLTAAIYNDNYYLAKFLVIRGIKISTLNDECQYPLDIALAQGNANIACMLIKAKGYN